Proteins co-encoded in one Macrobrachium rosenbergii isolate ZJJX-2024 chromosome 54, ASM4041242v1, whole genome shotgun sequence genomic window:
- the LOC136835055 gene encoding uncharacterized protein, with protein MIHQRPHHRHYLPRRHLHLHHHHRYPMPNPLFNESSLSPVESRSSFSEAVILEEPEVLSPLTLQSFPSETDNATETEFTLTEPLHSSNSSAEALRNLTQEFYLWRLQESPQYAIQVGINGDNVARLDDVSPEHFERKKIKTEEFLERAQGINASELLGGDLLTHRIFIEDMNSFLRNFEYIKFFMPVTIMDGPQQRLKYTLKKLIVLESFNDYKKLISRYRDFPRQADQLTEVMRGNIADGLMPSNWSLDGVIEQFDDLLVPTNESIFYEPFRNIAINITPEQKETLAQEAEPAVEALLAALRKMSDFIQDEYLLAARPEVGASSLAGGPEYYQACLQFYTSTNMTPQEIHDMGLSEVARIHDEVKQTAVDLGMDNKTLSEISAVVKRDPKQRFSSKEDLLETYRSAVYNSIYPLMGQVIDSIPAINVTVEENVAGEAYASYADPPEDGSRPGTFFLNANIYHHHRRYEVNALSLHETIPGHHLQSVLLLKNPSIPEYRRNPDYLSYPDVPVKYPLHTAFSEGWGLYSEFLGNELGLYKDPYQRLGRHSFEMLRACRLVVDTGLHAFGWSRQKAVDYLLQNTAMSKKAIENEINRYISLPGQATSYKVGEMKIRMLRQKAEKELGEYFRVQDFHAAVLECFGPLNILEEYVDSYIKKTIVKNTNDESILV; from the exons ATGATTCATCAGCGTCCTCACCATCGTCACTACCTTCCTCGGAGGCACCTCCATCTACACCACCACCATCGCTATCCGATGCCGAACCCTCTGTTCAATGAATCGTCACTGTCACCAGTCGAATCGCGTTCTTCGTTTTCTGAAGCTGTCATTCTGGAAGAGCCCGAAGTTCTGTCTCCTCTCACTCTTCAGTCATTTCCATCAGAGACAGACAACGCAACTGAAACGGAATTCACTCTAACAGAACCTCTGCATTCATCTAATTCATCCGCTGAGGCGCTACGTAACTTGACTCAAGAATTTTATCTCTGGAGACTCCAGGAAAGTCCGCAATATGCTATTCAG gTTGGAATTAACGGGGACAATGTTGCTCGTCTTGACGACGTTAGTCCGGAACACTTCGAACGAAAAAAG ATTAAAACTGAGGAATTCCTGGAGAGAGCCCAGGGTATAAACGCAAGCGAATTATTGGGAGGTGATCTTCTGACTCACAGAATCTTCATCGAAGACATGAATTCATTCCTTCGAAACTTCGAATACATCAA ATTCTTTATGCCAGTAACCATCATGGACGGCCCTCAACAAAGGCTAAAGTACACGCTAAAGAAATTAATTGTTCTCGAGTCGTTTAATGACTACAAGAAACTCATATCGAG GTATAGAGACTTTCCACGCCAAGCCGACCAGTTGACAGAAGTTATGAGAGGAAATATAGCAGATGGCCTGATGCCTTCGAATTGGTCTTT GGATGGCGTCATAGAACAGTTTGACGATCTTCTGGTGCCGACCAACGAATCCATCTTCTACGAGCCTTTCAGAAACATTGCCATCAATATAACACCGGAGCAAAa GGAGACTCTCGCGCAGGAAGCTGAACCAGCCGTGGAAGCTCTCCTGGCCGCTCTCAGAAAAATGAGCGATTTTATCCAG GATGAATATTTACTGGCAGCCAGACCCGAAGTGGGCGCGTCATCTTTGGCAGGCGGACCGGAATATTATCAAGCCTGCCTACAGTTTTACACCTCCACAAACATGACGCCTCAAGAGATTCATGACATGGGTCTCAGTGAAGTTGCAAGGATCCACGATGAGGTGAAACAG ACTGCTGTGGATCTTGGCATGGATAACAAGACTCTATCTGAAATCAGCGCCGTCGTCAAGAGAGACCCGAAGCAAAGGTTCTCAAGCAAAGAGGACCTTCTGGAGACGTACAGGAGCGCCGTCTACAACAGCATTTATCCACTGATGGGCCAAGTAATCGATAGTATTCCGGCCATTAATGTTAC agTTGAGGAGAATGTCGCCGGAGAAGCGTATGCCTCGTATGCAGATCCGCCTGAGGACGGATCCCGTCCTGGAACCTTCTTCCTGAACGCCAATATTTATCACCATCA CCGTAGGTACGAAGTGAATGCCCTGTCCTTGCACGAGACGATCCCAGGTCACCATTTGCAGTCGGTATTGCTTCTAAAAAACCCAAGCATTCCAGAGTATCGAAGAAACCCCGATTACCTCAGCTATCCGGACGTCCCGGTAAAGTACCCTCTCCACACGGCTTTCTCGGAAGGATGGGGTCTCTACTCGGAGTTTCTGGGGAATGAACTCGGTCTCTATAAAGACCCCTACCAAAG GCTCGGTCGCCATTCCTTCGAAATGTTGAGAGCGTGTCGTCTGGTCGTGGACACGGGGCTCCACGCTTTTGGATGGTCACGACAAAAAGCCGTTGACTACCTGTTGCAGAACACTGCCATGAGCAAGAAAGCCATTGAG AACGAAATAAACCGATACATCTCGTTGCCCGGCCAAGCCACCTCCTACAAAGTGGGCGAGATGAAGATCCGGATGCTGCGACAAAAGGCGGAGAAGGAACTGGGCGAGTACTTCAGAGTTCAGGACTTCCACGCGGCGGTTCTCGAGTGCTTTGGACCCCTGAACATCCTGGAGGAGTACGTCGACTCCTACATCAAAAAAACCATCGTCAAAAATACGAACGATGAAAGTATACTCGTGTGA